Proteins from a genomic interval of Verrucomicrobiota bacterium:
- a CDS encoding single-stranded DNA-binding protein: MANVNKVILIGNLTRDPEVRYTPKGTAVTDVSLAVNRTFAAGEGDRKEETTFVDVTLWGRTAEVAGKYLSKGRPVFIEGRLQMDSWEDKNTGQKRSKLKVVGENMQLLGGPGGGGNRSEGGDFQRGGEGESSDRAPSSDRAPASSFDEDDDDIPF, translated from the coding sequence ATGGCCAACGTCAACAAAGTCATCCTGATCGGCAATCTCACTCGTGATCCCGAGGTCCGCTACACGCCGAAGGGGACGGCGGTGACGGACGTTTCCTTGGCGGTCAACCGGACCTTTGCCGCTGGGGAGGGGGACCGGAAGGAAGAGACCACTTTTGTGGATGTGACGCTTTGGGGCCGAACGGCGGAAGTGGCGGGGAAATACCTGAGCAAAGGACGGCCGGTTTTCATCGAGGGCCGATTGCAAATGGACTCTTGGGAAGACAAGAACACCGGCCAAAAGCGGTCCAAGCTGAAAGTCGTAGGGGAAAACATGCAGCTGCTCGGCGGGCCTGGCGGGGGCGGCAATCGCTCCGAGGGTGGCGATTTCCAGCGGGGCGGAGAGGGAGAGAGCAGCGACCGAGCGCCTTCTTCGGATCGAGCGCCGGCTAGCTCCTTCGATGAGGATGATGATGACATTCCTTTTTGA
- a CDS encoding ribose-phosphate pyrophosphokinase yields MKIISGTAHRVLGERIAESVGTRLTDVSVTRFPDGETFVKINENIRGRDVFLIQPTCPPTNENLMELLIMVDAARRASAKQITAVIPFFGYARQDRKDQPRVAITAKLVANLLVASGVDRVLTMDLHAAQIQGFFDIPVDHLYASPIMIKHIRDQGLHDLTIVSPDVGGLKMCYAFSKVLGGDLAIVAKHRVSATEVEALNVIGEVKGRDVLIVDDMTETAGTLVSAAKILKERGARSIRAGVSHCVLSELGRERLLESPIEELISTDSVPMAKGEKVTALSVAPLLGEAIRRVHNGQSVTSLFDL; encoded by the coding sequence ATGAAGATCATTAGTGGCACAGCGCACCGGGTTTTGGGGGAGAGGATTGCCGAGAGTGTGGGGACTCGCTTGACCGATGTGAGTGTGACGCGCTTTCCCGATGGGGAGACCTTTGTCAAGATCAATGAGAACATCCGGGGGAGGGATGTGTTTCTCATCCAGCCGACTTGCCCGCCGACCAACGAGAATCTCATGGAGCTTTTGATCATGGTGGATGCGGCTCGCCGGGCGAGCGCCAAGCAGATCACCGCGGTCATCCCTTTCTTCGGCTATGCCAGGCAGGACCGGAAGGACCAACCGAGGGTTGCCATCACGGCAAAATTGGTGGCCAATTTGTTGGTGGCTTCCGGGGTGGATCGGGTGCTGACGATGGATTTGCACGCGGCCCAAATTCAGGGGTTTTTCGACATCCCGGTCGATCATCTTTACGCCTCGCCCATCATGATCAAGCATATCCGGGATCAGGGCTTGCACGATTTGACGATTGTCTCGCCCGACGTGGGCGGCCTCAAGATGTGTTATGCCTTTTCCAAGGTGCTGGGGGGCGATTTGGCGATCGTGGCCAAGCACCGGGTGAGCGCGACCGAGGTGGAGGCGCTCAATGTGATCGGTGAGGTGAAAGGGCGGGATGTGTTGATTGTGGACGATATGACGGAGACGGCCGGGACGCTGGTGTCAGCCGCCAAGATCCTGAAGGAGCGGGGCGCTCGTTCCATCCGAGCGGGGGTGTCTCACTGCGTTTTGAGCGAACTCGGCCGGGAACGCTTGTTGGAGTCTCCGATTGAGGAGCTGATCTCGACCGATAGCGTTCCCATGGCGAAGGGAGAGAAGGTGACGGCGTTGTCGGTAGCGCCACTCTTGGGGGAAGCCATCCGGAGGGTTCACAATGGCCAATCGGTGACCTCACTTTTCGATCTCTAG
- a CDS encoding type II secretion system protein, with the protein MTTIQKREGFTLIELLTVITIIAILAGLSVPVYNSVREKASLAETSNNARQIVMALKVYASDEGNGSFVKAKYNFDGEAEGPIASANEAYRTLINLGYLDTESIFASANSLARPDDNISSSADVLADVNPEGAPENHWGYTKGLTDSSPSRFPLVWENSVGDPGDNPEWDPAKAGTEEPGRTWSGGKIMIGFADGSAKTKRTAKRDEQSPLRNENGPQTIFEEMTANSRTVSLFNPEGLDL; encoded by the coding sequence ATGACAACGATTCAAAAACGTGAGGGTTTCACCCTCATCGAACTCCTGACCGTGATCACGATCATTGCGATCTTGGCCGGTCTTTCGGTCCCCGTTTACAACTCCGTCCGCGAGAAAGCCAGCCTAGCTGAGACGTCCAACAATGCGCGTCAGATCGTGATGGCTCTCAAAGTGTATGCAAGTGACGAGGGAAATGGTTCTTTCGTGAAAGCGAAATACAACTTCGATGGCGAAGCGGAAGGTCCCATTGCCAGTGCCAATGAGGCCTACCGGACCCTGATCAATCTGGGCTACCTCGACACCGAGTCCATCTTCGCGAGCGCGAACAGCCTGGCTCGGCCCGATGACAACATTAGCTCCTCTGCCGATGTCTTGGCAGACGTCAATCCGGAAGGGGCTCCCGAGAATCATTGGGGCTACACCAAAGGCCTGACCGATTCGTCCCCTTCTCGCTTCCCGCTGGTCTGGGAGAATTCGGTCGGTGACCCGGGTGACAACCCCGAGTGGGACCCAGCCAAGGCCGGGACCGAAGAGCCGGGACGCACTTGGAGCGGTGGCAAGATCATGATCGGCTTCGCTGATGGCAGTGCCAAGACCAAACGCACGGCCAAGCGCGATGAACAAAGCCCGCTCCGCAACGAGAACGGCCCTCAAACCATCTTCGAGGAAATGACGGCCAATTCCCGAACGGTGTCCCTCTTCAACCCGGAAGGCCTCGACCTCTAA
- the rpsF gene encoding 30S ribosomal protein S6: MTTMKNKYEAVIVLNAQGKEESVEAMVGAIGKEIEGLGARLEKVENLGRKQFAYNARHVDGGYYVNYTFEAEGDAIEQIQSTLKLNDDVHLQFYKRL, from the coding sequence ATGACGACAATGAAGAACAAATACGAGGCTGTGATCGTGCTCAATGCCCAAGGCAAGGAGGAATCCGTGGAAGCCATGGTGGGCGCGATCGGTAAGGAAATCGAAGGCTTGGGAGCGCGTTTGGAGAAGGTGGAAAATCTCGGGCGCAAACAATTCGCCTACAACGCTCGCCATGTGGATGGGGGCTATTACGTCAACTACACTTTTGAGGCTGAAGGGGATGCGATTGAGCAGATCCAGTCGACTTTGAAGTTGAATGACGACGTCCACTTGCAGTTCTACAAGCGTCTTTGA
- the xseA gene encoding exodeoxyribonuclease VII large subunit, giving the protein MNSPDSQALSVTQLTRQIRDLLEIEIAEIWVEGEISNYRAQASGHQYFTLKDETAQLACVLFRGQKRFAEVELANGVEVQLLGEVSVYEARGQYQLIVKQAVGRGKGALQARFEALKNRLAEEGLFENERKKALPRFPRTLGLVTSPSSAAIQDMIQILGRRAPWVRLLLFPVRVQGKGAEAEIAAAIRQANQGSGRDFPAIDTLLVGRGGGSLEDLWNFNEEEVARAIAESDLPVISAVGHEIDFTIADFAADLRAPTPSAAAELAVPNAEDLRASLRAFRQSLRGAVGSRLDSATAQWQLQASRLAQRSPKQQIREWTQRLDFAGEALRRTQGQLFERSLRQLAELRLRLSRRQPAREIRQKQEQLGEIRGRLRRSSRQQREQKNQRLHTLRALLTASSPESILKRGFSLTLDKDGHFLRSARQVKKGQRLRTRLAEGEVESEVCSSQLPE; this is encoded by the coding sequence TTGAACTCGCCCGACTCCCAGGCCCTGAGCGTCACTCAACTGACCCGCCAAATCCGCGATCTCTTGGAAATCGAAATCGCGGAAATCTGGGTCGAGGGAGAAATCAGCAATTACCGGGCGCAAGCCTCGGGCCACCAATACTTCACGCTCAAGGACGAGACAGCGCAGCTCGCTTGCGTGCTTTTTCGCGGCCAAAAGCGCTTCGCCGAGGTCGAACTGGCCAATGGGGTGGAGGTCCAACTTCTGGGAGAAGTCTCGGTCTACGAGGCCCGGGGCCAATACCAGTTGATCGTGAAGCAGGCCGTGGGCCGCGGGAAAGGCGCGCTCCAGGCTCGTTTCGAAGCGCTGAAAAACCGCTTGGCAGAGGAAGGCCTTTTCGAGAACGAGCGTAAGAAAGCCCTTCCTCGTTTTCCGCGAACCTTGGGTCTGGTTACCTCGCCTAGCAGCGCCGCTATCCAGGACATGATTCAAATCCTGGGGCGACGCGCCCCTTGGGTGCGGCTCCTCCTCTTTCCAGTGCGGGTCCAAGGAAAAGGGGCGGAAGCCGAAATCGCAGCCGCCATTCGCCAAGCCAACCAAGGCTCAGGCCGGGACTTTCCCGCCATCGATACCCTGCTGGTAGGCCGGGGCGGGGGCAGCCTAGAAGATCTCTGGAACTTCAATGAGGAAGAGGTCGCGCGGGCCATCGCCGAGAGCGACCTTCCCGTGATCAGCGCGGTGGGCCACGAAATCGACTTCACGATTGCCGACTTCGCGGCTGACCTGCGCGCCCCCACCCCGAGCGCCGCGGCCGAGCTGGCTGTCCCCAATGCCGAAGACCTCCGAGCCAGCTTGCGAGCCTTTCGCCAAAGCCTTCGCGGGGCTGTGGGCAGCCGCCTGGATTCCGCCACCGCCCAGTGGCAACTGCAAGCCTCCCGGCTGGCGCAACGCTCTCCCAAGCAACAGATCCGGGAATGGACGCAGCGGCTCGACTTTGCCGGAGAAGCCCTTCGCCGAACCCAAGGCCAACTCTTTGAACGAAGCCTGCGCCAGCTCGCCGAACTCCGGCTGCGCTTGAGCCGACGCCAACCCGCCCGCGAAATCAGGCAGAAGCAAGAACAGTTGGGCGAGATTCGTGGGCGCCTGCGCCGCTCCAGCCGGCAGCAACGGGAACAAAAAAACCAGCGCTTGCATACCTTGCGGGCTCTCCTCACGGCCTCGAGTCCTGAAAGCATCTTGAAGCGAGGCTTCTCACTCACGCTGGACAAGGACGGCCATTTCTTGCGCAGTGCTCGCCAGGTGAAGAAAGGGCAGAGACTGCGCACCCGCCTGGCCGAGGGCGAGGTGGAGAGCGAAGTCTGCTCCTCCCAGCTCCCGGAATGA
- a CDS encoding 2-enoyl thioester reductase domain-containing protein — protein sequence MPDLAVSFAKFGPGPEVATLQTTQMADPGPGQIRVRLAFAPVNPADLNYLEGTYGLRPTLPSPVGMEGAGTIESVGEGCTLSPGQKVCLRGGPGAWATRLLLREEEVWPLPPEIDLQQAAMLRINPATAWLLLHQKGEPAAGDWILQNGASSAVGHCLVQLARLLGLKTASLVRREASRAALEALGADLVLLDQDESLAALQELTPRPRLACNTVGGASALRLMNGLGAGGTLLTYGAMARQPLKVPNGLLLFQGLALEGFWLTRWRESVTQQAEAALYQRLAGWMAEGRLKMPIDSLFRLSDVQAALRRASESGRDGKVLLQLAAS from the coding sequence ATGCCAGACCTCGCTGTCTCTTTCGCAAAATTCGGGCCCGGACCCGAGGTGGCGACCCTCCAGACCACCCAAATGGCGGATCCGGGGCCGGGGCAGATACGGGTGCGCCTGGCCTTCGCCCCCGTCAATCCAGCCGACCTCAACTACCTGGAAGGCACTTACGGACTCCGCCCCACCTTGCCCAGTCCGGTTGGGATGGAAGGCGCGGGGACGATTGAATCGGTCGGTGAGGGCTGCACCCTTTCGCCTGGCCAAAAAGTCTGTCTGAGAGGCGGACCCGGCGCTTGGGCCACCCGCCTTTTGCTGCGGGAAGAAGAAGTCTGGCCCCTTCCTCCAGAGATCGATTTGCAACAGGCTGCCATGCTGCGGATCAATCCGGCCACGGCTTGGCTTCTCCTGCACCAAAAGGGTGAGCCCGCGGCGGGCGATTGGATTCTACAGAACGGAGCCAGCTCCGCCGTGGGGCACTGCCTCGTGCAACTGGCCCGCCTGCTCGGGCTGAAAACGGCTAGCCTCGTGCGGCGGGAAGCCAGTCGGGCGGCCTTGGAGGCCCTGGGGGCCGATCTCGTTCTGCTCGATCAAGACGAATCCCTGGCCGCGCTCCAAGAGCTGACCCCTCGCCCGCGCTTGGCCTGCAACACCGTCGGCGGAGCCAGTGCTCTCCGTCTCATGAACGGCCTCGGTGCCGGCGGGACGCTCTTGACCTACGGAGCCATGGCTCGCCAGCCCTTGAAGGTTCCCAATGGCCTGCTCCTCTTCCAAGGGCTTGCCCTCGAAGGCTTCTGGCTCACTCGCTGGCGGGAGTCGGTCACCCAGCAAGCCGAAGCGGCGCTCTACCAACGCCTGGCCGGGTGGATGGCGGAAGGTCGCTTAAAAATGCCCATTGACTCTCTTTTTCGTCTCAGCGACGTCCAGGCTGCCCTCCGTCGGGCCTCCGAATCCGGTCGAGACGGAAAGGTCCTGCTGCAACTCGCTGCTTCTTGA
- a CDS encoding sigma-70 family RNA polymerase sigma factor, giving the protein MATKVIRTPKLQENELEEARLLEAIATHDHEAFEQLHKRFSGVLYSTIYKVLNDDNDTKDVLQEVFAQIWKKADTYERKKGKPLTWAATMARNRAIDRLRSHQRRSRLNRDFRDESETKEKISSRDASDEVFDSEKKQIVRSAVMDLSAEQREAIELAFFGGLTQNEVAERLGKPVGTIKARIRRGVMSLRSTVPQKV; this is encoded by the coding sequence ATGGCAACCAAAGTAATCCGCACACCGAAGCTCCAGGAAAATGAGTTGGAGGAGGCTCGGCTTCTCGAGGCCATTGCCACTCACGACCACGAGGCCTTCGAGCAACTTCACAAACGGTTTTCTGGCGTCCTCTACAGCACGATTTATAAGGTCCTGAACGACGACAACGACACCAAAGATGTCCTCCAGGAGGTCTTCGCGCAGATTTGGAAAAAGGCGGATACCTATGAGCGGAAAAAAGGCAAGCCGCTCACTTGGGCCGCCACCATGGCTCGAAATCGCGCCATCGACCGACTTCGCTCCCACCAGCGCCGCAGCCGCTTGAATCGCGATTTCCGAGATGAATCCGAAACCAAGGAAAAAATCAGTAGCCGTGATGCTTCTGACGAGGTTTTCGACAGCGAGAAGAAGCAAATCGTGCGCTCCGCTGTCATGGATCTGTCAGCCGAGCAGCGGGAAGCCATCGAATTGGCCTTCTTCGGTGGCCTGACGCAGAATGAGGTGGCTGAGCGACTCGGCAAACCTGTCGGGACGATCAAGGCGCGCATCCGCCGGGGAGTGATGAGTTTGCGGAGCACCGTTCCGCAGAAGGTGTAG
- a CDS encoding 50S ribosomal protein L25, with translation MATDTPTLQASERKRSGSSLLKQMRREGSTPAILYGAKEDNLNLKVSTKSFSDLLHHSASESILVNLEVEGAGTKMAMIQDVQHHPLTGAILHADFHAVSATDTIHATIPVELEGEAKGVKAGGVLDQLLYELEIACLPAQLPEVLHFDVSHLEMGSALHVGEVTFPDGVTPSLNSEVVIASVSEPRVSGDEEEADAGSTPELEVTSEKKETADS, from the coding sequence ATGGCTACTGACACACCCACCCTCCAGGCAAGCGAGCGGAAACGCTCCGGTTCCAGCCTCCTGAAGCAAATGCGGCGCGAGGGCTCGACCCCGGCGATTCTTTACGGTGCCAAGGAAGACAATTTGAATTTGAAGGTTTCGACCAAGAGCTTTTCCGACCTGCTCCACCACAGCGCCAGCGAGTCCATTCTGGTCAATTTGGAGGTGGAAGGGGCCGGAACGAAAATGGCCATGATCCAAGACGTTCAGCACCACCCGCTGACCGGCGCCATCTTGCATGCGGATTTCCATGCGGTCAGTGCGACCGATACCATCCACGCCACGATTCCGGTGGAGTTAGAAGGGGAAGCCAAGGGCGTGAAGGCCGGTGGGGTTTTGGACCAGCTTCTCTACGAACTGGAGATCGCTTGTTTGCCTGCGCAACTCCCTGAGGTTTTGCATTTCGACGTCAGCCACTTGGAAATGGGCTCTGCGCTCCACGTGGGGGAGGTGACTTTCCCGGACGGGGTGACGCCCTCTCTCAATTCCGAGGTCGTGATCGCATCAGTTTCCGAGCCTCGCGTTTCGGGAGATGAGGAGGAGGCCGACGCGGGGAGCACGCCTGAGTTGGAGGTGACCAGTGAAAAGAAGGAGACCGCTGACTCTTGA
- the glgB gene encoding 1,4-alpha-glucan branching protein GlgB: protein MTNPSAPLSPDTQAQIDAIVGAYHENPFGFLGRHPAANGGSELRVFRPEAREVHVHFGETVVPAEKRHENGFFLAAIPPEVPEQLYEIEIVPFEGDSFRYADPYQFGNILGEQDVFYLGEGSHERLYEKLGAHPANFGGVEGMTFAVWAPNARRVSIVGDFNRWDGRTFPMRKRVEAGVWEIFLPRAGFDVHYKFEILGADGCLSLKTDPFAFFAQNGPQTASITWNLKAYPWNDAEWMDTRSSRNWYQTPVSIYEVHLGSWQRTEDDRPLSYREAAERLVDHVDKMGFTHIELLPITEYPFDGSWGYQVTGFFAPTSRFGNPDDFRYLVDRCHQRGIGVLLDWVPAHFPKDAHGLGRFDGTNLYEHADPRQGEHQDWGTLIFNFDRNEVRNFLISSALFWLNEYHIDGLRVDAVASMLYLDYSREEGGWVPNVHGGRENLGAIEFLKQLNHVCYTNHPGIMMIAEESTAWGGVSRPVDSGGLGFGFKWNMGWMNDTLDYMSRDPIHRRHHHGEATFSMLYAYDENFMLVLSHDEVVHGKRSLLQKMPGDDWQKFANLRLLYAWMYAHPGKKLLFMGSEMAPWDEWNHSQSLDWHLLMGEKHEGIRKLVEDLNALYRRLPALHTLDHDPHGFDWLEVSDSDNSTFAFLRQDGCGHEVVVAINATPVPREGYRLGVPAPGPYREVFNSDAAIYGGSNQGNAGGLHSEDFGSHGRPCSLVMTLPPLAVVIFERQ from the coding sequence ATGACCAACCCGTCAGCCCCCCTCTCTCCAGATACCCAAGCTCAAATCGACGCGATCGTCGGCGCGTATCATGAAAATCCTTTCGGTTTCCTTGGCCGCCATCCGGCCGCCAACGGTGGGAGTGAGTTGCGGGTTTTCCGCCCGGAGGCTCGCGAGGTGCACGTTCATTTCGGCGAGACGGTGGTTCCTGCGGAAAAACGACATGAGAATGGATTTTTTCTCGCGGCCATTCCGCCCGAAGTGCCAGAGCAGCTGTATGAAATCGAGATCGTCCCTTTCGAAGGCGATTCCTTTCGCTATGCGGATCCCTACCAATTTGGCAACATCCTTGGCGAGCAGGATGTTTTCTATTTAGGGGAGGGAAGTCACGAGCGGCTTTACGAAAAGCTTGGGGCGCACCCGGCCAATTTTGGGGGAGTGGAGGGCATGACCTTCGCGGTCTGGGCCCCCAATGCCCGACGAGTCAGTATCGTGGGGGATTTCAATCGCTGGGATGGCCGGACGTTCCCCATGCGCAAGCGGGTCGAGGCGGGTGTCTGGGAAATTTTCCTTCCCCGAGCGGGCTTCGATGTGCATTACAAGTTCGAGATCCTGGGGGCGGACGGCTGTCTGTCTCTGAAAACCGATCCTTTTGCCTTCTTCGCCCAAAACGGACCGCAGACCGCTTCCATCACCTGGAACCTCAAGGCTTACCCTTGGAACGATGCCGAGTGGATGGATACGCGCTCTTCACGCAACTGGTATCAGACGCCCGTCTCCATCTATGAGGTCCACTTGGGCAGCTGGCAGCGGACGGAGGATGACCGTCCCCTTTCCTACCGAGAAGCGGCCGAGCGCTTGGTGGACCACGTCGACAAAATGGGATTCACCCACATCGAGCTTTTGCCCATTACCGAGTATCCTTTTGATGGCTCCTGGGGCTACCAAGTGACGGGTTTCTTTGCGCCCACTAGCCGTTTTGGCAATCCAGATGACTTCCGCTACTTGGTGGACCGCTGCCACCAGCGGGGGATCGGAGTGCTGCTGGACTGGGTTCCCGCGCACTTTCCGAAAGACGCCCATGGCTTGGGCCGGTTCGATGGCACCAATCTTTACGAGCATGCCGATCCCCGGCAGGGCGAGCATCAGGACTGGGGCACGCTCATCTTCAACTTCGACCGCAATGAGGTCCGCAATTTCCTCATCTCAAGCGCGCTCTTTTGGCTGAACGAATACCATATAGATGGTCTCAGGGTGGATGCGGTCGCCTCCATGCTCTACCTCGACTATTCCCGAGAAGAAGGCGGATGGGTGCCGAATGTCCACGGAGGTCGGGAGAATCTGGGTGCGATTGAGTTTCTCAAGCAGCTCAATCACGTTTGTTACACCAATCACCCGGGGATCATGATGATCGCTGAGGAGTCGACGGCTTGGGGAGGCGTTTCCCGGCCGGTCGATTCAGGGGGGCTGGGTTTTGGCTTCAAGTGGAACATGGGTTGGATGAACGACACGCTCGATTACATGTCGCGCGATCCCATCCATCGCCGCCACCATCACGGGGAGGCCACCTTTTCGATGCTGTATGCTTATGACGAGAACTTCATGCTCGTGCTCAGCCATGATGAGGTGGTGCACGGCAAGCGCTCTTTGCTGCAAAAAATGCCCGGGGATGATTGGCAAAAGTTCGCCAACCTGCGTCTTCTTTACGCGTGGATGTATGCCCATCCCGGAAAGAAGCTGCTTTTCATGGGTTCGGAGATGGCTCCCTGGGACGAGTGGAATCACAGCCAAAGCCTCGACTGGCATCTCCTGATGGGAGAAAAGCACGAGGGCATCCGGAAGCTGGTCGAAGATCTCAATGCGCTCTATCGCCGGCTGCCCGCCCTGCACACCTTGGACCATGATCCGCATGGCTTCGATTGGTTGGAAGTGTCGGATTCGGACAACAGCACCTTCGCCTTTCTCCGCCAAGATGGCTGCGGGCACGAGGTGGTGGTGGCCATCAACGCCACTCCTGTGCCGAGAGAAGGCTATCGGCTCGGCGTGCCGGCACCGGGTCCTTACCGCGAGGTCTTCAATAGCGATGCCGCCATCTATGGAGGCTCGAACCAAGGCAACGCTGGCGGCTTGCACTCGGAGGACTTTGGGAGCCACGGCCGGCCTTGTTCGCTCGTGATGACCTTGCCGCCTCTGGCGGTGGTGATTTTCGAGCGCCAGTGA
- the pth gene encoding aminoacyl-tRNA hydrolase — MQSHEVSKTMRMVVGLGNPGPEYEETRHNVGFFVLDQMAAGLSVPFERERKWKAEMAKTPEGLFLVKPQTYMNLSGEAVQRLCSFHRISPAELLVVVDDMDLPFGRLRLRREGSAGGHNGLRSIFQHLGTTSVARLKVGVGRPDNSTPGAAHVLGKFREEERSLLEKVGNAAIEAVLDVAALGLEQAMNRHNVRRAVGEEGNA, encoded by the coding sequence ATGCAGTCTCATGAAGTGAGCAAGACCATGCGAATGGTGGTGGGCTTGGGAAATCCGGGTCCCGAATATGAAGAAACCCGACACAACGTCGGGTTTTTTGTTCTCGACCAGATGGCGGCTGGCTTATCGGTTCCCTTCGAGAGAGAGCGAAAGTGGAAGGCTGAGATGGCCAAGACGCCCGAGGGTCTTTTTTTGGTCAAGCCGCAGACCTACATGAATTTAAGCGGAGAGGCCGTGCAAAGGCTTTGCTCTTTCCATCGAATCTCCCCGGCGGAGTTGCTGGTGGTGGTGGATGATATGGATTTGCCTTTTGGGCGTCTGCGCCTTCGTCGGGAGGGATCAGCCGGAGGCCACAATGGCCTGCGCTCGATCTTCCAACATCTGGGCACGACCTCAGTGGCCCGGCTGAAGGTGGGGGTGGGACGACCTGACAACTCGACACCGGGGGCGGCTCACGTCTTGGGCAAATTCCGGGAAGAGGAGCGATCCTTGCTTGAAAAAGTCGGAAACGCCGCCATAGAAGCCGTCCTCGATGTCGCAGCCCTCGGTTTGGAGCAAGCAATGAACCGGCACAACGTGCGCAGGGCGGTCGGAGAGGAAGGAAACGCATGA